TGAGGATTCCAGCCTCCGCTTCGACCCTGACTTCACTGTCCACGGCGTCGCTCATCGCGGTGCCATCCGGATCGCGCCATCGAGCCGAATGGTTTCACCGTTCACGTACGAATTACCGAGCAGGGTCACAGCCATTCCTGCGTAGTCCGCCGGCTGGCCGAGTCGCTTCGGGAACGGGACGCCCGCTGCGAGACCCTCGCGAATGTCCTCACGCAAACGCGCCAACATCGGTGTGTCGAACACTCCGGGGGCGATGGTGTTCACTCGAATACCAACACTGGCTAGATCGCGCGCGGCAACCAGGGTTATGCCGTGCACCGCCGCCTTCGAGGCTGTGTAGGACGTCTGACCGATCTGGCCGTCGAACGCAGCGACGGACGCGGTCAGGACGATGGCCCCTCGCTCTCCGTCGATCGGCTCGTTGCGAGAAACCCGGGCGGACACCAACCGAAGTACGTTGTACGTCCCGATCAAGTTCACCTCGAGCACATCGCGGAAGCTCTGCAACGGTGCAGGATTGCCCTCCTTGTCCAAGATCCGCAGACGATCCCCACCGCGGCCGGCGCAGTGCACGGCACCGCGAAGTGGACCGTGGGATTCCACGGCGTCGAGTGCGGCACCGAAGGAATCTTCGTCGGTGATGTCCACGGCGACGAAAACCGCGGCGTCGCCGAGGCCTTTTGCGGTCATCTCACCGTCCGACGTGGGTAGATCGGCAATGACGACCCGGCCGCCCGCCTCGACTATTGCGGTTGCCGTTGCCGCGCCGAGTCCGGATGCGCCGCCGGTGACGAGAAAAGTGTTGTCTGTGAGCTTCATCGAGAATCGTATTCTTTCTTCGCAGTCAGGACGGGTAGCGGTTTGCCAGATCCCGGCCGATGATTTCCTTCATGATTTCGGTGGTGCCACCGACGATGGTTTGGACACGCGCGTCTGCGTAAGCGCGCGATATGGGGTATTCGTCCATATAGCCGTATCCGCCGAACATCTGCAGACACCCGTCCGTGACGCGCTTCTGCAATTCGGTGGTCCACCACTTGGCCTTCGCCCCCAAGGTGGCGTCGAACGTGCCGTCGTTGTATGCCAGGATGCTCTGCTGAAGAAAACTGCGGGTTATCTCGACCTCGGTTGTCATTTCGGCGAGCTTGAACCGAGTGTTCTGGAAGTCGACTATTCTCTGGCCGAATGCTTTTCGCTCGCTTGTGTACTTCAGCGTCCACTCCAATGCCGCTT
The nucleotide sequence above comes from Rhodococcoides fascians A25f. Encoded proteins:
- a CDS encoding SDR family NAD(P)-dependent oxidoreductase codes for the protein MKLTDNTFLVTGGASGLGAATATAIVEAGGRVVIADLPTSDGEMTAKGLGDAAVFVAVDITDEDSFGAALDAVESHGPLRGAVHCAGRGGDRLRILDKEGNPAPLQSFRDVLEVNLIGTYNVLRLVSARVSRNEPIDGERGAIVLTASVAAFDGQIGQTSYTASKAAVHGITLVAARDLASVGIRVNTIAPGVFDTPMLARLREDIREGLAAGVPFPKRLGQPADYAGMAVTLLGNSYVNGETIRLDGAIRMAPR